One Colias croceus chromosome 7, ilColCroc2.1 genomic window carries:
- the LOC123693366 gene encoding uncharacterized protein LOC123693366 isoform X6 codes for MANRENEIIFNLPTKLKQGNEFEVIGHMTSDRRRLIVALITGTYKIDHNNVACEVEFNFTGDESIKLRKIINGVTQEQIVGDISSSSLLMGMYFEKAQFKLKFKIWRTSILISIGSRMEDDGEQGDTILEPFDFDHNIDDIKFLSLSNDIEKVSNLNFSF; via the exons ATGGCAAACAGAGAAAATGAGATCATTTTCAATTTGCCTACAAAATTGAAGCAAGGAAATGAATTTGAAGTTATTGGACATATGACCTCAGACCGCAGAAG GTTAATCGTAGCATTAATTACAGGCACATATAAAATAGATCATAATAATGTTGCCTGCGAAGTGGAATTTAATTTCACAGGAGACGAAAGCATTAAACTAAGAAAGATAATAAACGGTGttacccaagaacaaatagtTGGAGATATATCATCTTCATCGTTGTTGATGGGTATGTATTTTGAAA AAGCGCAGTtcaaactaaaatttaaaatatggcGAACATCAATATTAATAAGCATCGGATCAAGGATGGAGGATGATGGTGAGCAAGGCGACACCATTCTGGAACCTTTTGACTTTGATCATAATATTGacgatattaaatttttaagtcTGAGTAATGATATAGAGaaagtaagtaatttaaacTTCTCTTTTTGA
- the LOC123693366 gene encoding uncharacterized protein LOC123693366 isoform X2, with translation MEQIIFNKTDFSMLVITRDGANKVTNGTQNEVDYGRSINGQALGEIMANRENEIIFNLPTKLKQGNEFEVIGHMTSDRRRLIVALITGTYKIDHNNVACEVEFNFTGDESIKLRKIINGVTQEQIVGDISSSSLLMEAQFKLKFKIWRTSILISIGSRMEDDGEQGDTILEPFDFDHNIDDIKFLSLSNDIEKVSNLNFSF, from the exons ATggaacaaattatttttaacaagacTGACTTTAGCATGCTTGTAATCACAAGAGATGGTGCCAATAAAGTAAC TAATGGAACTCAGAATGAGGTTGATTATGGAAGATCAATCAATGGTCAGGCACTAGGGGAAATAATGGCAAACAGAGAAAATGAGATCATTTTCAATTTGCCTACAAAATTGAAGCAAGGAAATGAATTTGAAGTTATTGGACATATGACCTCAGACCGCAGAAG GTTAATCGTAGCATTAATTACAGGCACATATAAAATAGATCATAATAATGTTGCCTGCGAAGTGGAATTTAATTTCACAGGAGACGAAAGCATTAAACTAAGAAAGATAATAAACGGTGttacccaagaacaaatagtTGGAGATATATCATCTTCATCGTTGTTGATGG AAGCGCAGTtcaaactaaaatttaaaatatggcGAACATCAATATTAATAAGCATCGGATCAAGGATGGAGGATGATGGTGAGCAAGGCGACACCATTCTGGAACCTTTTGACTTTGATCATAATATTGacgatattaaatttttaagtcTGAGTAATGATATAGAGaaagtaagtaatttaaacTTCTCTTTTTGA
- the LOC123693366 gene encoding uncharacterized protein LOC123693366 isoform X4 — MLLINNKYKSNGTQNEVDYGRSINGQALGEIMANRENEIIFNLPTKLKQGNEFEVIGHMTSDRRRLIVALITGTYKIDHNNVACEVEFNFTGDESIKLRKIINGVTQEQIVGDISSSSLLMGMYFEKAQFKLKFKIWRTSILISIGSRMEDDGEQGDTILEPFDFDHNIDDIKFLSLSNDIEKVSNLNFSF; from the exons TAATGGAACTCAGAATGAGGTTGATTATGGAAGATCAATCAATGGTCAGGCACTAGGGGAAATAATGGCAAACAGAGAAAATGAGATCATTTTCAATTTGCCTACAAAATTGAAGCAAGGAAATGAATTTGAAGTTATTGGACATATGACCTCAGACCGCAGAAG GTTAATCGTAGCATTAATTACAGGCACATATAAAATAGATCATAATAATGTTGCCTGCGAAGTGGAATTTAATTTCACAGGAGACGAAAGCATTAAACTAAGAAAGATAATAAACGGTGttacccaagaacaaatagtTGGAGATATATCATCTTCATCGTTGTTGATGGGTATGTATTTTGAAA AAGCGCAGTtcaaactaaaatttaaaatatggcGAACATCAATATTAATAAGCATCGGATCAAGGATGGAGGATGATGGTGAGCAAGGCGACACCATTCTGGAACCTTTTGACTTTGATCATAATATTGacgatattaaatttttaagtcTGAGTAATGATATAGAGaaagtaagtaatttaaacTTCTCTTTTTGA
- the LOC123693366 gene encoding uncharacterized protein LOC123693366 isoform X3, whose protein sequence is MLKVCCECIFGNGTQNEVDYGRSINGQALGEIMANRENEIIFNLPTKLKQGNEFEVIGHMTSDRRRLIVALITGTYKIDHNNVACEVEFNFTGDESIKLRKIINGVTQEQIVGDISSSSLLMGMYFEKAQFKLKFKIWRTSILISIGSRMEDDGEQGDTILEPFDFDHNIDDIKFLSLSNDIEKVSNLNFSF, encoded by the exons ATGTTGAAAGTGTGTTGTGAATGTATTTTCGG TAATGGAACTCAGAATGAGGTTGATTATGGAAGATCAATCAATGGTCAGGCACTAGGGGAAATAATGGCAAACAGAGAAAATGAGATCATTTTCAATTTGCCTACAAAATTGAAGCAAGGAAATGAATTTGAAGTTATTGGACATATGACCTCAGACCGCAGAAG GTTAATCGTAGCATTAATTACAGGCACATATAAAATAGATCATAATAATGTTGCCTGCGAAGTGGAATTTAATTTCACAGGAGACGAAAGCATTAAACTAAGAAAGATAATAAACGGTGttacccaagaacaaatagtTGGAGATATATCATCTTCATCGTTGTTGATGGGTATGTATTTTGAAA AAGCGCAGTtcaaactaaaatttaaaatatggcGAACATCAATATTAATAAGCATCGGATCAAGGATGGAGGATGATGGTGAGCAAGGCGACACCATTCTGGAACCTTTTGACTTTGATCATAATATTGacgatattaaatttttaagtcTGAGTAATGATATAGAGaaagtaagtaatttaaacTTCTCTTTTTGA
- the LOC123693366 gene encoding uncharacterized protein LOC123693366 isoform X5 — protein MWNMGTGFSNGTQNEVDYGRSINGQALGEIMANRENEIIFNLPTKLKQGNEFEVIGHMTSDRRRLIVALITGTYKIDHNNVACEVEFNFTGDESIKLRKIINGVTQEQIVGDISSSSLLMGMYFEKAQFKLKFKIWRTSILISIGSRMEDDGEQGDTILEPFDFDHNIDDIKFLSLSNDIEKVSNLNFSF, from the exons ATGTGGAATATGGGTACTGGCTTCAG TAATGGAACTCAGAATGAGGTTGATTATGGAAGATCAATCAATGGTCAGGCACTAGGGGAAATAATGGCAAACAGAGAAAATGAGATCATTTTCAATTTGCCTACAAAATTGAAGCAAGGAAATGAATTTGAAGTTATTGGACATATGACCTCAGACCGCAGAAG GTTAATCGTAGCATTAATTACAGGCACATATAAAATAGATCATAATAATGTTGCCTGCGAAGTGGAATTTAATTTCACAGGAGACGAAAGCATTAAACTAAGAAAGATAATAAACGGTGttacccaagaacaaatagtTGGAGATATATCATCTTCATCGTTGTTGATGGGTATGTATTTTGAAA AAGCGCAGTtcaaactaaaatttaaaatatggcGAACATCAATATTAATAAGCATCGGATCAAGGATGGAGGATGATGGTGAGCAAGGCGACACCATTCTGGAACCTTTTGACTTTGATCATAATATTGacgatattaaatttttaagtcTGAGTAATGATATAGAGaaagtaagtaatttaaacTTCTCTTTTTGA
- the LOC123693366 gene encoding uncharacterized protein LOC123693366 isoform X1 yields the protein MEQIIFNKTDFSMLVITRDGANKVTNGTQNEVDYGRSINGQALGEIMANRENEIIFNLPTKLKQGNEFEVIGHMTSDRRRLIVALITGTYKIDHNNVACEVEFNFTGDESIKLRKIINGVTQEQIVGDISSSSLLMGMYFEKAQFKLKFKIWRTSILISIGSRMEDDGEQGDTILEPFDFDHNIDDIKFLSLSNDIEKVSNLNFSF from the exons ATggaacaaattatttttaacaagacTGACTTTAGCATGCTTGTAATCACAAGAGATGGTGCCAATAAAGTAAC TAATGGAACTCAGAATGAGGTTGATTATGGAAGATCAATCAATGGTCAGGCACTAGGGGAAATAATGGCAAACAGAGAAAATGAGATCATTTTCAATTTGCCTACAAAATTGAAGCAAGGAAATGAATTTGAAGTTATTGGACATATGACCTCAGACCGCAGAAG GTTAATCGTAGCATTAATTACAGGCACATATAAAATAGATCATAATAATGTTGCCTGCGAAGTGGAATTTAATTTCACAGGAGACGAAAGCATTAAACTAAGAAAGATAATAAACGGTGttacccaagaacaaatagtTGGAGATATATCATCTTCATCGTTGTTGATGGGTATGTATTTTGAAA AAGCGCAGTtcaaactaaaatttaaaatatggcGAACATCAATATTAATAAGCATCGGATCAAGGATGGAGGATGATGGTGAGCAAGGCGACACCATTCTGGAACCTTTTGACTTTGATCATAATATTGacgatattaaatttttaagtcTGAGTAATGATATAGAGaaagtaagtaatttaaacTTCTCTTTTTGA
- the LOC123693148 gene encoding uncharacterized protein LOC123693148 produces the protein MNPAVPIRADESGNALAQITVSSRIPDFWKESPRLWFAQFEAVVANQKLADESKYNLVVAKLSREHVEQVSDIVLAPPDTKKYEALKNRLLVVYEESEVRQVQKLLKELELGEQKPSQLLRRMRDLARKKFSEETLTMLWMGHLPAAVQAVLTVSELKDTEKLANMADKVIETTRFAEIQEVSSARDKISTIQPTLVEQITQLTQRLNQLESAGSRGRSFSVRRYGNRAHRSASRSRDRAGPSKQKNPNWLCFFHYRYKNNASKCIQPCAWQKQQESQTKN, from the coding sequence atgaaTCCGGCAGTTCCAATAAGAGCGGACGAGAGTGGAAATGCTCTCGCGCAGATCACTGTGTCGAGTAGAATTCCAGACTTCTGGAAAGAATCACCACGACTTTGGTTCGCGCAGTTTGAAGCAGTGGTGGCGAATCAGAAGCTGGCGGACGAATCGAAATATAACCTGGTGGTAGCGAAATTAAGTCGCGAACACGTTGAGCAGGTTAGTGACATTGTATTAGCACCACCCGATACAAAGAAGTACGAAGCATTGAAAAACCGGTTGCTCGTAGTCTATGAAGAATCGGAAGTGCGTCAGGTCCAGAAATTATTGAAAGAACTTGAGTTAGGCGAACAGAAGCCTTCTCAACTTTTACGGCGTATGCGAGATCTGGCTCGAAAAAAATTCTCAGAGGAAACATTGACGATGCTGTGGATGGGACATTTACCCGCAGCCGTACAAGCAGTCCTCACTGTTAGCGAATTAAAGGATACAGAGAAATTAGCTAACATGGCAGATAAAGTTATAGAAACGACACGTTTCGCGGAGATACAGGAGGTATCGAGTGCCAGAGATAAAATATCCACAATACAACCTACGCTAGTTGAGCAGATTACACAGTTAACGCAGCGGTTAAACCAGCTGGAATCTGCAGGTTCGAGAGGCAGATCGTTTAGTGTTAGAAGGTATGGGAATCGCGCGCATCGCTCCGCATCGCGAAGTCGCGATCGGGCAGGAccttcaaaacaaaaaaatcccAATTGGTTATGTTTTTTTCATTACCGATATAAGAACAATGCCAGCAAGTGCATTCAACCTTGTGCGTGGCAGAAACAGCAGGAGAGccaaacaaaaaactaa